In Oscillatoria acuminata PCC 6304, a single window of DNA contains:
- a CDS encoding type II toxin-antitoxin system HicA family toxin codes for MTGSHHIYAKEGVTVILSIPVHSDRDLPTGTLRGILKDAGMTEDDLQ; via the coding sequence CATCATATCTATGCAAAAGAGGGGGTTACGGTCATTCTCTCAATTCCAGTCCATAGCGATCGAGATTTACCTACTGGAACTTTAAGAGGCATTCTTAAAGATGCTGGGATGACAGAGGACGACTTGCAATAA
- a CDS encoding DUF5615 family PIN-like protein translates to MPHLLKARGLDITTVPEQGAIGRTDNEQLEFASGGGRCILTHNRVDFEQLHLQYMAEGKEHGGIIIVPQKNAYEVARRVGILVNTLTASEIKNQLLYA, encoded by the coding sequence TTGCCACACTTGTTGAAAGCACGGGGTTTGGATATCACTACGGTTCCCGAACAAGGGGCGATCGGCAGGACTGACAACGAGCAACTGGAATTTGCCAGTGGTGGGGGTCGGTGTATCCTGACTCATAATCGGGTTGATTTTGAGCAATTACATCTTCAGTATATGGCGGAGGGCAAAGAACATGGGGGCATTATTATAGTTCCTCAAAAAAATGCTTATGAAGTGGCACGGCGAGTTGGCATTTTAGTCAATACACTGACTGCCAGTGAGATTAAGAATCAATTGCTATACGCCTAA